A portion of the Caenorhabditis elegans chromosome III genome contains these proteins:
- the T26A5.2 gene encoding DUF223 domain-containing protein (Confirmed by transcript evidence) has protein sequence MQALSTPTSSLYAIDANTSVNSELIEDESVVQEQKEQISVNIQDQSDLFRSINGWKLISTRRERHRRMYDGIWKNVYLTQLEMTCIDPIDTEKLLHVQERAPLRLSDDIEEFGDVLVDVIKKKTDTKNNVFTITLGLTGFARFHAEIQLSKESTYYLNFDDGYEDDLASLASEEDILSGYQTIQNVDELCDKIGELTVTDVCIKTWFDILHNYAYIRLIVTSAKRKLQHFKLLTGHHVIIQSATSDRDTVLAVVSRVMKDGIVLTLQGVKKQTKNFVFSKNELFTIQIDHNYEDRLQKLTGKEEEHENLRRELINSDSDIRLHRSWKSNGKQYATFTSKNDAFKKIPFNTKFLLGKCWEAEGVLEKKADFIFAIRVADKNFSTPSTMTFEIKFTRNLVRNSKDFELSKAFYYVDFDLAHFVESDHCYSLLNAKSVNGKPDETVVKSCPIDEDLVFSVFPFQCGRRAEERRRGYQESQREVQSSTKKPDVKVEKNVKLEAPEKQNKRKDTALNPKEKYCAQKLEKQLNDQTKTPKQKPKQETSAGIKRESTQRPCVIPRTFETSNSKDASNKDTNSRCAQPRKAVSHEGLKSHQQENVLKHLDNKHKFLCFVNIAKRIENDNGNPLVELSIGFDENGGKVQQSPWPLGIRMLLTDGLEKTEVKIQGDVQDTNGETVTFMIQQQLSDLDFLNSYKPKKLLACFREHGHNLK, from the exons ATGCAAGCGTTATCAACCCCAACAAGCTCTCTTTATGCAATTGATGCAAATACATCTGTTAATTCAGAACTTATCGAAGATGAATCAGTTGTACAAGaacaaaaagaacaaataTCAGTGAATATTCAAGATCAATCTGACCTATTTCGATCTATCAACGGCTGGAAATTGATCAGTACAAGGCGTGAACGACATCGTCGAATGTATGAtggaatatggaaaaatgtgtatttgACACAACTCGAAATGACTTGCATTGATCCAATTGATACTGAAAAGTTATTACATGTCCAGGAAAGAGCCCCACTGCGTCTGAGTGACGATATTGAAGAATTTGGAGATGTTTTGGTGGATgtaatcaaaaagaaaaccgaCACAAAGAACAATGTTTTTACG ATAACTCTCGGTCTTACCGGCTTTGCTCGATTCCATGCAGAAATTCAATTATCGAAAGAATCCACATATTACTTGAATTTCGATGATGGTTATGAAGATGACTTGGCGAGTCTTGCAAGTGAAGAAGACATTCTTTCTGGCTACCaaactattcaaaatgttgatgAATTATGTGACAAA ATCGGTGAACTCACTGTCACTGACGTTTGCATCAAAACGTGGTTTGATATCCTTCACAATTATGCTTACATTCGTCTCATTGTAACATCAGCGAAGAGAAAGCTTCAACACTTTAAGTTGCTCACTGGTCACCATGTAATCATTCAATCTGCTACTAGTGATCGGGATACAGTATTGGCTGTTGTGAGCAGAGTTATGAAAGATGGA attgtgcTTACCTTACAAGGagttaaaaaacaaacaaaaaattttgtattctcCAAAAACGAATTGTTCACTATTCAAATCGACCATAATTATGAGGATCGTCTACAAAAACTCACTGGAAAAGAGGAAGAGCATGAAAATCTTCGACGTGAGCTTATAAACTCTGATTCGGATATTCGATTGCATCGATCCTGGAAATCCAATGGTAAACAATATGCTACATTTACAAGCAAGAATGATGCATTTAAGAAGATTCCTTTTA ATACAAAATTTCTACTTGGAAAGTGCTGGGAAGCCGAAGGAGTTCTCGAAAAGAAAGCGGATTTCATTTTTGCTATCCGAGTGGccgacaaaaatttcagcactcCTTCGACG ATGACGTTCGAAATAAAATTCACAAGAAATCTTGTGCGAAACTCGAAggattttgaactttccaaAGCCTTCTACTATGTAGATTTCGATTTGGCCCATTTTGTTGAAAGTGATCATTG CTACTCGCTCTTGAACGCTAAAAGTGTGAATGGGAAACCCGATGAAACTGTTGTCAAATCGTGTCCGATAGACGAAGATTTAGTATTCTCAGTATTTCCATTTCAATGTGGTAGAAGAGCAGAAGAGAGACGTCGAGGATATCAAGAATCACAGAGAGAAGTACAATCTTCCACGAAAAAGCCAGACGTAAAAGTAGAAAAGAATGTAAAACTTGAAGCCCCAGAGAAGCAGAACAAGAGAAAAGATACAGCACTTAACCCAAAGGAGAAATATTGTGCGCAAAAGTTGGAGAAACAACTGAATGATCAGACGAAGACTCCAAAGCAAAAGCCTAAGCAAGAAACTTCGGCAGGAATAAAACGTGAATCAACGCAGAGGCCGTGTGTAATACCTAGAacatttgaaacttcaaattccAAAGATGCTTCAAACAAG GATACAAACTCACGTTGTGCTCAACCACGAAAAGCTGTTTCTCATGAAGGGCTGAAATCGCATCAGCAAGAGAATGTTCTGAAACATCTCGACAATAAGCACAAGTTTCTGTGTTTTGTGAATATTGCCAAGCGAATTGAAAACG ATAATGGTAATCCATTGGTTGAGCTGTCTATCGGATTCGATGAAAACGGTGGAAAAGTGCAACAATCTCCATGGCCCCTCGGTATTCGAATGTTATTGACTGATGGTTTGGAGAAAACGGAAGTCAAGATTCAAGGAGATGTCCAGGATACGAATGGG GAGACAGTTACTTTCATGATTCAACAACAACTTTCCGATCTGGACTTTCTGAATAGttacaaaccaaaaaaactccTCGCCTGCTTCCGAGAACACGGCCACAAtcttaaataa
- the T26A5.2 gene encoding DUF3668 domain-containing protein (Confirmed by transcript evidence) has product MQALSTPTSSLYAIDANTSVNSELIEDESVVQEQKEQISVNIQDQSDLFRSINGWKLISTRRERHRRMYDGIWKNVYLTQLEMTCIDPIDTEKLLHVQERAPLRLSDDIEEFGDVLVDVIKKKTDTKNNVFTITLGLTGFARFHAEIQLSKESTYYLNFDDGYEDDLASLASEEDILSGYQTIQNVDELCDKIGELTVTDVCIKTWFDILHNYAYIRLIVTSAKRKLQHFKLLTGHHVIIQSATSDRDTVLAVVSRVMKDGIVLTLQGVKKQTKNFVFSKNELFTIQIDHNYEDRLQKLTGKEEEHENLRRELINSDSDIRLHRSWKSNGKQYATFTSKNDAFKKIPFNTKFLLGKCWEAEGVLEKKADFIFAIRVADKNFSTPSTCFQMTFEIKFTRNLVRNSKDFELSKAFYYVDFDLAHFVESDHCYSLLNAKSVNGKPDETVVKSCPIDEDLVFSVFPFQCGRRAEERRRGYQESQREVQSSTKKPDVKVEKNVKLEAPEKQNKRKDTALNPKEKYCAQKLEKQLNDQTKTPKQKPKQETSAGIKRESTQRPCVIPRTFETSNSKDASNKDTNSRCAQPRKAVSHEGLKSHQQENVLKHLDNKHKFLCFVNIAKRIENDNGNPLVELSIGFDENGGKVQQSPWPLGIRMLLTDGLEKTEVKIQGDVQDTNGETVTFMIQQQLSDLDFLNSYKPKKLLACFREHGHNLK; this is encoded by the exons ATGCAAGCGTTATCAACCCCAACAAGCTCTCTTTATGCAATTGATGCAAATACATCTGTTAATTCAGAACTTATCGAAGATGAATCAGTTGTACAAGaacaaaaagaacaaataTCAGTGAATATTCAAGATCAATCTGACCTATTTCGATCTATCAACGGCTGGAAATTGATCAGTACAAGGCGTGAACGACATCGTCGAATGTATGAtggaatatggaaaaatgtgtatttgACACAACTCGAAATGACTTGCATTGATCCAATTGATACTGAAAAGTTATTACATGTCCAGGAAAGAGCCCCACTGCGTCTGAGTGACGATATTGAAGAATTTGGAGATGTTTTGGTGGATgtaatcaaaaagaaaaccgaCACAAAGAACAATGTTTTTACG ATAACTCTCGGTCTTACCGGCTTTGCTCGATTCCATGCAGAAATTCAATTATCGAAAGAATCCACATATTACTTGAATTTCGATGATGGTTATGAAGATGACTTGGCGAGTCTTGCAAGTGAAGAAGACATTCTTTCTGGCTACCaaactattcaaaatgttgatgAATTATGTGACAAA ATCGGTGAACTCACTGTCACTGACGTTTGCATCAAAACGTGGTTTGATATCCTTCACAATTATGCTTACATTCGTCTCATTGTAACATCAGCGAAGAGAAAGCTTCAACACTTTAAGTTGCTCACTGGTCACCATGTAATCATTCAATCTGCTACTAGTGATCGGGATACAGTATTGGCTGTTGTGAGCAGAGTTATGAAAGATGGA attgtgcTTACCTTACAAGGagttaaaaaacaaacaaaaaattttgtattctcCAAAAACGAATTGTTCACTATTCAAATCGACCATAATTATGAGGATCGTCTACAAAAACTCACTGGAAAAGAGGAAGAGCATGAAAATCTTCGACGTGAGCTTATAAACTCTGATTCGGATATTCGATTGCATCGATCCTGGAAATCCAATGGTAAACAATATGCTACATTTACAAGCAAGAATGATGCATTTAAGAAGATTCCTTTTA ATACAAAATTTCTACTTGGAAAGTGCTGGGAAGCCGAAGGAGTTCTCGAAAAGAAAGCGGATTTCATTTTTGCTATCCGAGTGGccgacaaaaatttcagcactcCTTCGACG TGTTTTCAGATGACGTTCGAAATAAAATTCACAAGAAATCTTGTGCGAAACTCGAAggattttgaactttccaaAGCCTTCTACTATGTAGATTTCGATTTGGCCCATTTTGTTGAAAGTGATCATTG CTACTCGCTCTTGAACGCTAAAAGTGTGAATGGGAAACCCGATGAAACTGTTGTCAAATCGTGTCCGATAGACGAAGATTTAGTATTCTCAGTATTTCCATTTCAATGTGGTAGAAGAGCAGAAGAGAGACGTCGAGGATATCAAGAATCACAGAGAGAAGTACAATCTTCCACGAAAAAGCCAGACGTAAAAGTAGAAAAGAATGTAAAACTTGAAGCCCCAGAGAAGCAGAACAAGAGAAAAGATACAGCACTTAACCCAAAGGAGAAATATTGTGCGCAAAAGTTGGAGAAACAACTGAATGATCAGACGAAGACTCCAAAGCAAAAGCCTAAGCAAGAAACTTCGGCAGGAATAAAACGTGAATCAACGCAGAGGCCGTGTGTAATACCTAGAacatttgaaacttcaaattccAAAGATGCTTCAAACAAG GATACAAACTCACGTTGTGCTCAACCACGAAAAGCTGTTTCTCATGAAGGGCTGAAATCGCATCAGCAAGAGAATGTTCTGAAACATCTCGACAATAAGCACAAGTTTCTGTGTTTTGTGAATATTGCCAAGCGAATTGAAAACG ATAATGGTAATCCATTGGTTGAGCTGTCTATCGGATTCGATGAAAACGGTGGAAAAGTGCAACAATCTCCATGGCCCCTCGGTATTCGAATGTTATTGACTGATGGTTTGGAGAAAACGGAAGTCAAGATTCAAGGAGATGTCCAGGATACGAATGGG GAGACAGTTACTTTCATGATTCAACAACAACTTTCCGATCTGGACTTTCTGAATAGttacaaaccaaaaaaactccTCGCCTGCTTCCGAGAACACGGCCACAAtcttaaataa
- the T26A5.2 gene encoding DUF223 domain-containing protein (Confirmed by transcript evidence), whose amino-acid sequence MQALSTPTSSLYAIDANTSVNSELIEDESVVQEQKEQISVNIQDQSDLFRSINGWKLISTRRERHRRMYDGIWKNVYLTQLEMTCIDPIDTEKLLHVQERAPLRLSDDIEEFGDVLVDVIKKKTDTKNNVFTITLGLTGFARFHAEIQLSKESTYYLNFDDGYEDDLASLASEEDILSGYQTIQNVDELCDKIGELTVTDVCIKTWFDILHNYAYIRLIVTSAKRKLQHFKLLTGHHVIIQSATSDRDTVLAVVSRVMKDGIVLTLQGVKKQTKNFVFSKNELFTIQIDHNYEDRLQKLTGKEEEHENLRRELINSDSDIRLHRSWKSNGKQYATFTSKNDAFKKIPFNTKFLLGKCWEAEGVLEKKADFIFAIRVADKNFSTPSTMTFEIKFTRNLVRNSKDFELSKAFYYVDFDLAHFVESDHCYSLLNAKSVNGKPDETVVKSCPIDEDLVFSVFPFQCGRRAEERRRGYQESQREVQSSTKKPDVKVEKNVKLEAPEKQNKRKDTALNPKEKYCAQKLEKQLNDQTKTPKQKPKQETSAGIKRESTQRPCVIPRTFETSNSKDASNKDTNSRCAQPRKAVSHEGLKSHQQENVLKHLDNKHKFLCFVNIAKRIENVTDNGNPLVELSIGFDENGGKVQQSPWPLGIRMLLTDGLEKTEVKIQGDVQDTNGETVTFMIQQQLSDLDFLNSYKPKKLLACFREHGHNLK is encoded by the exons ATGCAAGCGTTATCAACCCCAACAAGCTCTCTTTATGCAATTGATGCAAATACATCTGTTAATTCAGAACTTATCGAAGATGAATCAGTTGTACAAGaacaaaaagaacaaataTCAGTGAATATTCAAGATCAATCTGACCTATTTCGATCTATCAACGGCTGGAAATTGATCAGTACAAGGCGTGAACGACATCGTCGAATGTATGAtggaatatggaaaaatgtgtatttgACACAACTCGAAATGACTTGCATTGATCCAATTGATACTGAAAAGTTATTACATGTCCAGGAAAGAGCCCCACTGCGTCTGAGTGACGATATTGAAGAATTTGGAGATGTTTTGGTGGATgtaatcaaaaagaaaaccgaCACAAAGAACAATGTTTTTACG ATAACTCTCGGTCTTACCGGCTTTGCTCGATTCCATGCAGAAATTCAATTATCGAAAGAATCCACATATTACTTGAATTTCGATGATGGTTATGAAGATGACTTGGCGAGTCTTGCAAGTGAAGAAGACATTCTTTCTGGCTACCaaactattcaaaatgttgatgAATTATGTGACAAA ATCGGTGAACTCACTGTCACTGACGTTTGCATCAAAACGTGGTTTGATATCCTTCACAATTATGCTTACATTCGTCTCATTGTAACATCAGCGAAGAGAAAGCTTCAACACTTTAAGTTGCTCACTGGTCACCATGTAATCATTCAATCTGCTACTAGTGATCGGGATACAGTATTGGCTGTTGTGAGCAGAGTTATGAAAGATGGA attgtgcTTACCTTACAAGGagttaaaaaacaaacaaaaaattttgtattctcCAAAAACGAATTGTTCACTATTCAAATCGACCATAATTATGAGGATCGTCTACAAAAACTCACTGGAAAAGAGGAAGAGCATGAAAATCTTCGACGTGAGCTTATAAACTCTGATTCGGATATTCGATTGCATCGATCCTGGAAATCCAATGGTAAACAATATGCTACATTTACAAGCAAGAATGATGCATTTAAGAAGATTCCTTTTA ATACAAAATTTCTACTTGGAAAGTGCTGGGAAGCCGAAGGAGTTCTCGAAAAGAAAGCGGATTTCATTTTTGCTATCCGAGTGGccgacaaaaatttcagcactcCTTCGACG ATGACGTTCGAAATAAAATTCACAAGAAATCTTGTGCGAAACTCGAAggattttgaactttccaaAGCCTTCTACTATGTAGATTTCGATTTGGCCCATTTTGTTGAAAGTGATCATTG CTACTCGCTCTTGAACGCTAAAAGTGTGAATGGGAAACCCGATGAAACTGTTGTCAAATCGTGTCCGATAGACGAAGATTTAGTATTCTCAGTATTTCCATTTCAATGTGGTAGAAGAGCAGAAGAGAGACGTCGAGGATATCAAGAATCACAGAGAGAAGTACAATCTTCCACGAAAAAGCCAGACGTAAAAGTAGAAAAGAATGTAAAACTTGAAGCCCCAGAGAAGCAGAACAAGAGAAAAGATACAGCACTTAACCCAAAGGAGAAATATTGTGCGCAAAAGTTGGAGAAACAACTGAATGATCAGACGAAGACTCCAAAGCAAAAGCCTAAGCAAGAAACTTCGGCAGGAATAAAACGTGAATCAACGCAGAGGCCGTGTGTAATACCTAGAacatttgaaacttcaaattccAAAGATGCTTCAAACAAG GATACAAACTCACGTTGTGCTCAACCACGAAAAGCTGTTTCTCATGAAGGGCTGAAATCGCATCAGCAAGAGAATGTTCTGAAACATCTCGACAATAAGCACAAGTTTCTGTGTTTTGTGAATATTGCCAAGCGAATTGAAAACG TTACAGATAATGGTAATCCATTGGTTGAGCTGTCTATCGGATTCGATGAAAACGGTGGAAAAGTGCAACAATCTCCATGGCCCCTCGGTATTCGAATGTTATTGACTGATGGTTTGGAGAAAACGGAAGTCAAGATTCAAGGAGATGTCCAGGATACGAATGGG GAGACAGTTACTTTCATGATTCAACAACAACTTTCCGATCTGGACTTTCTGAATAGttacaaaccaaaaaaactccTCGCCTGCTTCCGAGAACACGGCCACAAtcttaaataa
- the T26A5.2 gene encoding DUF3668 domain-containing protein (Confirmed by transcript evidence) has protein sequence MQALSTPTSSLYAIDANTSVNSELIEDESVVQEQKEQISVNIQDQSDLFRSINGWKLISTRRERHRRMYDGIWKNVYLTQLEMTCIDPIDTEKLLHVQERAPLRLSDDIEEFGDVLVDVIKKKTDTKNNVFTITLGLTGFARFHAEIQLSKESTYYLNFDDGYEDDLASLASEEDILSGYQTIQNVDELCDKIGELTVTDVCIKTWFDILHNYAYIRLIVTSAKRKLQHFKLLTGHHVIIQSATSDRDTVLAVVSRVMKDGIVLTLQGVKKQTKNFVFSKNELFTIQIDHNYEDRLQKLTGKEEEHENLRRELINSDSDIRLHRSWKSNGKQYATFTSKNDAFKKIPFNTKFLLGKCWEAEGVLEKKADFIFAIRVADKNFSTPSTCFQMTFEIKFTRNLVRNSKDFELSKAFYYVDFDLAHFVESDHCYSLLNAKSVNGKPDETVVKSCPIDEDLVFSVFPFQCGRRAEERRRGYQESQREVQSSTKKPDVKVEKNVKLEAPEKQNKRKDTALNPKEKYCAQKLEKQLNDQTKTPKQKPKQETSAGIKRESTQRPCVIPRTFETSNSKDASNKDTNSRCAQPRKAVSHEGLKSHQQENVLKHLDNKHKFLCFVNIAKRIENVTDNGNPLVELSIGFDENGGKVQQSPWPLGIRMLLTDGLEKTEVKIQGDVQDTNGETVTFMIQQQLSDLDFLNSYKPKKLLACFREHGHNLK, from the exons ATGCAAGCGTTATCAACCCCAACAAGCTCTCTTTATGCAATTGATGCAAATACATCTGTTAATTCAGAACTTATCGAAGATGAATCAGTTGTACAAGaacaaaaagaacaaataTCAGTGAATATTCAAGATCAATCTGACCTATTTCGATCTATCAACGGCTGGAAATTGATCAGTACAAGGCGTGAACGACATCGTCGAATGTATGAtggaatatggaaaaatgtgtatttgACACAACTCGAAATGACTTGCATTGATCCAATTGATACTGAAAAGTTATTACATGTCCAGGAAAGAGCCCCACTGCGTCTGAGTGACGATATTGAAGAATTTGGAGATGTTTTGGTGGATgtaatcaaaaagaaaaccgaCACAAAGAACAATGTTTTTACG ATAACTCTCGGTCTTACCGGCTTTGCTCGATTCCATGCAGAAATTCAATTATCGAAAGAATCCACATATTACTTGAATTTCGATGATGGTTATGAAGATGACTTGGCGAGTCTTGCAAGTGAAGAAGACATTCTTTCTGGCTACCaaactattcaaaatgttgatgAATTATGTGACAAA ATCGGTGAACTCACTGTCACTGACGTTTGCATCAAAACGTGGTTTGATATCCTTCACAATTATGCTTACATTCGTCTCATTGTAACATCAGCGAAGAGAAAGCTTCAACACTTTAAGTTGCTCACTGGTCACCATGTAATCATTCAATCTGCTACTAGTGATCGGGATACAGTATTGGCTGTTGTGAGCAGAGTTATGAAAGATGGA attgtgcTTACCTTACAAGGagttaaaaaacaaacaaaaaattttgtattctcCAAAAACGAATTGTTCACTATTCAAATCGACCATAATTATGAGGATCGTCTACAAAAACTCACTGGAAAAGAGGAAGAGCATGAAAATCTTCGACGTGAGCTTATAAACTCTGATTCGGATATTCGATTGCATCGATCCTGGAAATCCAATGGTAAACAATATGCTACATTTACAAGCAAGAATGATGCATTTAAGAAGATTCCTTTTA ATACAAAATTTCTACTTGGAAAGTGCTGGGAAGCCGAAGGAGTTCTCGAAAAGAAAGCGGATTTCATTTTTGCTATCCGAGTGGccgacaaaaatttcagcactcCTTCGACG TGTTTTCAGATGACGTTCGAAATAAAATTCACAAGAAATCTTGTGCGAAACTCGAAggattttgaactttccaaAGCCTTCTACTATGTAGATTTCGATTTGGCCCATTTTGTTGAAAGTGATCATTG CTACTCGCTCTTGAACGCTAAAAGTGTGAATGGGAAACCCGATGAAACTGTTGTCAAATCGTGTCCGATAGACGAAGATTTAGTATTCTCAGTATTTCCATTTCAATGTGGTAGAAGAGCAGAAGAGAGACGTCGAGGATATCAAGAATCACAGAGAGAAGTACAATCTTCCACGAAAAAGCCAGACGTAAAAGTAGAAAAGAATGTAAAACTTGAAGCCCCAGAGAAGCAGAACAAGAGAAAAGATACAGCACTTAACCCAAAGGAGAAATATTGTGCGCAAAAGTTGGAGAAACAACTGAATGATCAGACGAAGACTCCAAAGCAAAAGCCTAAGCAAGAAACTTCGGCAGGAATAAAACGTGAATCAACGCAGAGGCCGTGTGTAATACCTAGAacatttgaaacttcaaattccAAAGATGCTTCAAACAAG GATACAAACTCACGTTGTGCTCAACCACGAAAAGCTGTTTCTCATGAAGGGCTGAAATCGCATCAGCAAGAGAATGTTCTGAAACATCTCGACAATAAGCACAAGTTTCTGTGTTTTGTGAATATTGCCAAGCGAATTGAAAACG TTACAGATAATGGTAATCCATTGGTTGAGCTGTCTATCGGATTCGATGAAAACGGTGGAAAAGTGCAACAATCTCCATGGCCCCTCGGTATTCGAATGTTATTGACTGATGGTTTGGAGAAAACGGAAGTCAAGATTCAAGGAGATGTCCAGGATACGAATGGG GAGACAGTTACTTTCATGATTCAACAACAACTTTCCGATCTGGACTTTCTGAATAGttacaaaccaaaaaaactccTCGCCTGCTTCCGAGAACACGGCCACAAtcttaaataa